The genomic window TTCCCACTAAATTCACATAGGGAGTAATTAATATTTTGCAGTCTTAAAAGCTCCTTTTGCTGAAATCTCCCGCGACATTTTATGCACATACGCGTTTGTTTTGGCATTCTCACGCTATTATACCCAAAGATTCTATGATTGCACCAAGTTAGCGCCTATATTGTCAAATTCGCACTCAAGCACGCGGAATTGCGGGAAGCGTCCTCGCAGAATCTGCATTAAATTTGCGCTATCATCGCGGTAGCAGATATTCAAAAATGACGAGCCAGAGCCCGAGAGCGTGGAAAGGAGCGCACCATTGTGTAATGCAAGTTTTTGCACACTAAAGAGTGCAGGGCAGTTTTTCATACGCGCCTTTTGGTGGAATCTATCTCTGCTTGCTTCCCTCAAAAGCTCCCATTTATGCGTGATAAACGCCGCACTTAGCATACACGAGCGCGAGAGATTAAACACCGCGTCTTTTGTCGTATATTTTTTAGGTAGATTGCGGCGAGACATTTTTGTAGAAATGGATATGTTTGGAATCACTATCACTGCTTTTATATCCGCGGGCAGTTCCGCCTGAAAGCTCACCACTTCATTGGTTTTGTCATTTAGCATAGCGATATTGAATCCCCCATAGAGTGCGGGAGTGATGTTATCAGGGTGATTTTCGTATTTGAGGGCGAGTTGCAAAATTTCGGACTTATTTATAGGCTTTTGCATTATATGATACGCACTTACAATCGCGCCAATAATTACCGCCGAGCTCGAGCCAAGCCCGCGCGATATGGGTATGGCATTGTCAAAACTAAACTTGAAATGCCCCTGCGGATAGTCATATAGGCTTAGAATCTCATTGAAAATCCTTACAAATACATTATCTACGCGCAATTTTGGGTGCTCCTCGCCTTCCCCCGAGATATGAATACTGCTAAGACGCGAGGGCGTGATGCTAAAGCTATTGTGTAGCTTCAACGCCAAGCCCAAAGTATCAAAACCCGGTCCAAGATTTGCGCTTGTCGCAGGGACAGAGATAATCACACGCACTCCTTATGCTAAAAATTGCGTGATTATAATGTGTTTTTGGTTGTATTTTCTTTAGATTATCATATTTTGGGCGAAAAAGTGGAAAACAATGCAAGTTATCTTGAAAAGATTCAAAAAACCTATCAATCTTTAGAATCTTTGCATTATTTCAGCGCACCCTGTATCGCAAAATCGTCTTAAAATTGCAAGGTGCAGTGCGGTGGGGATTGCTTAAATAAATCTCTGTATGTATCGTGTCTATGCGTGTAAGATGATGTGCTAGACAATAGCTATCCATTATCGCAAAAGTTTTAGGTTCATCATCAAATGCGCCCTTGTGTAGCATTTGCACACATTTGCCCTCCTGCATAGTCTCAAAGTCAATGTCAGTAAGATAGTCAAGTTTTTTCTTTTTTATCAGGCTTTCTTTGGTAGATTCTATATGTTCTCGCCCGATAAAATGAGGTTGGCATATCATTATTTTGTAATGGAGCTCATCTTTATCTAGCTTTGCCTGTTCGTGTCCTGCTGCTTGCTTTTTGCCCCATATGCCCTCTAATGGATACACAGCATAATCGTCAATATTTTCACCCGTGTTTTTGTCTTTTTGTAAAAGTTGGGATTTTTTATATGCCATTTTGAGCGCATAAGCAAGAGAAAAAAGCGCAGAAACTTTGTGTGAAAAAATCTCTTCATTTGGATTTCCTATGCCTGTAAGCGTAATGAAATTTTGTGCTGGTATTTCAAGCACACAGGGTGTTGTCTTTGCCCCATAGAGTGTCTTTTCTTGCTTTTTGTAGTCGTATTTCATAGGGATTCCTTGTGAAAATTTGGCTTTAGAATCTTGCACGACATTATAGCCAAATTAAACACGAGCTTACGGGGTATTATATCAATTTTGATAATGGTTTGCAATACATTTTCATTGATTCTGTAAAATCCGCAGAATTTATATTTAAAGGAACTTTTATGAAACTCCTACCTCACATTGTTCTTTGTAGTGTTTTGTGTATAGGCTGCTCTTCCGGGTCAAAAGCGCCAAATATACCACAACACACATACATAAAACAAAAAAATTTAGGCATAGGGGATAGCCCTACACCACCTAAAAATTTAAAGATACCGGGCAAAAAATCGCGCAAAATTTTAAAGCAGCAAGAAAACAAAAGACTACCCTTTAGAGATTTAAAATCTAATGCGCCAAAAGTGCCTAAAAATGAATCCGACCCCGTATCGATTATGTCCTCAAGTGGGGGCGTTTTGACGCTTTGGGCTTTGAAGGAGGGGAATTGGGTGTGGGGTTATCCTCCGCTTGATGCGCACGAGTTTGGGGAGGCTTTATTTTGGCGCGTGGTGAGCTTTGAAAATCATCAAGTGATGATTAAAAATATCGCTAAAGGCACTTGTCTAGAGGCATATAGAAATGGCGTGATTCACAGCCAATGCAATCAAAAGGCATCAACGCAGTTTTGGACTTTTAACTTTTTTGATAATCAAGCTGTGCAGATTCAAAATGTCGCTACAAAAACTTGTCTGCAAACACCCACTTTCCGCCATACGACCTATTATAGTATCTTTCTTACGCAATGTGCTATCAATATGCCCAATCTTGACCAGCAGTGGTATATGGTACCGATCATAAACCCTGCGCCAGTGATTTTTTCAACAAATTAAGGAGTAAATAATGAAAATATTTTTATTTCTTTTTATAAGTTTTAACCTTGCTTTTGCAAATCTTGAAGAATTTAGAGTAAGCACTTGGAATCTGCAAGGCTCATCAGCAAATACCGAAAGTAAATGGAATATAAGTGTGCGACAGCTTGTAACCGGTGCTAATCCTGCAAATATTCTTATGGTGCAAGAGGCGGGTGCAGTTCCTTCTTCAGCGGTTAGGACAGAGCGGAGAGTGCAGCCCGGTGGCACACCGGTAGAGGAATTCACTTGGAATCTTGGCTCATCGTCTCGCCCACGCAATGTATTTATCTATTACGCGCCACTTGATGTCGGAGCACGGAGAGTGAATCTCGCCATAGTAAGCGATAGGAGAGCTGATGAGGTGTTTGTGATTTCTCAAAGCACAATTGCTCCGCAAACCTCGCGCCCAGTGCTTGGTATTCGCATTGGCAATGATGTATTTTTCAATATCCACGCATTAGCAAGTGGTGGTGGGGATGCTGCTGCATTGGTTACAGCAGTGCATGATAATTTTATCAATATGCCGCAGTATAATTGGCTTATTGCGGGGGATTTTAATCGAGACCCGGCAAATTTACAAGCGGGGCTTGATACCAGAATCACAAATCATATTAGAATCGCCGCCCCAAATTCTGCCACGCATTTTGGTGCAAGGGGTGCAAACAGGACGCTTGATTACGCTGTGATTGGTCGCTCAAGCGAAAGCCGCTCTGCTTTGTCTTTGCCACCCATTGTTGCGCTCATTATGGTGGCAAATATCCGCGCACACCTTGCATCCGACCATACTCCGGTGCATTTTGGACGCTTTTAGGAGGTAACTATGAAAAAATTTTTATTGATTTTTGCTTTTTTTGCCTTTTTGTATGCAGATGATCCAGAGGATTTACCTGATTTTACTTCACCATTTTCGTTAAGGAGTGTTATGCTAGGCGATGCGCTAGCTCCAGACCCGGATAATCCAAATTGGAATCTCAAAGAAATTGCGCTTACTCCACAAATGCGCAAGGGTGATCCATTTGATAAATTTAATTTGGGCGCAGTGCAATTTGTTAATACAAACAAGCCGGATATGTGTTTGGGGATTGAAGAGAGTGGATTTTTTGGGCTTAAGTCTTGCGAGGAGGATTTGCGTAGTCAAAAGTTTCAAACCCTCTTTACGATTATACCAACTGCTATAGATGCGGTGCAGATTCGCTCTTTTGTTTTGAATAAAGATGAATGTATCGCTGCGTTTTTGAATCCGAGACTACCCTCAGGCGTGGGCATAGGCATCAAGAATTGTGTTGTCGATAAATTCTCTAATGTGCCTGTTAGCCATCTTATTTTGATAACGCCCGAGCTAAGAGAGGCAAAGACGATTAATCCGTAGGGGGCAGGGGGAGTTTGTGAATTTAGAATCTAAGCTGTATTTAAGGTAAAACAAAGAGTTATTTTTGCTTGCTAGATTTTAAATTTCCAAAGTTTCTGTGTAATTATATCTCTCGTTGATAAAGTCTCAACGCATAAAATCAAAGGTATTTTGTGTTTGGGCGAAAAACATAATGCTATGTTTGTGAAATTTAAGCAGCTTAGGCAAAAAGATATTGAGAATCTCAAAAAAGAGATTCACGATAGCAAAGCCAAAATTGATGAGCTACAAACACAGCAAAGCATCTTGCAAACACTTCAAAAAGGAGACACAAAATGAGTACAACAACAGCGGCAGCAGCAAATATTGGGGGGGCAATTCGCATATCT from Helicobacter typhlonius includes these protein-coding regions:
- the thrB gene encoding homoserine kinase; amino-acid sequence: MIISVPATSANLGPGFDTLGLALKLHNSFSITPSRLSSIHISGEGEEHPKLRVDNVFVRIFNEILSLYDYPQGHFKFSFDNAIPISRGLGSSSAVIIGAIVSAYHIMQKPINKSEILQLALKYENHPDNITPALYGGFNIAMLNDKTNEVVSFQAELPADIKAVIVIPNISISTKMSRRNLPKKYTTKDAVFNLSRSCMLSAAFITHKWELLREASRDRFHQKARMKNCPALFSVQKLALHNGALLSTLSGSGSSFLNICYRDDSANLMQILRGRFPQFRVLECEFDNIGANLVQS
- a CDS encoding GyrI-like domain-containing protein, with the protein product MKYDYKKQEKTLYGAKTTPCVLEIPAQNFITLTGIGNPNEEIFSHKVSALFSLAYALKMAYKKSQLLQKDKNTGENIDDYAVYPLEGIWGKKQAAGHEQAKLDKDELHYKIMICQPHFIGREHIESTKESLIKKKKLDYLTDIDFETMQEGKCVQMLHKGAFDDEPKTFAIMDSYCLAHHLTRIDTIHTEIYLSNPHRTAPCNFKTILRYRVR
- a CDS encoding RICIN domain-containing protein, producing the protein MKLLPHIVLCSVLCIGCSSGSKAPNIPQHTYIKQKNLGIGDSPTPPKNLKIPGKKSRKILKQQENKRLPFRDLKSNAPKVPKNESDPVSIMSSSGGVLTLWALKEGNWVWGYPPLDAHEFGEALFWRVVSFENHQVMIKNIAKGTCLEAYRNGVIHSQCNQKASTQFWTFNFFDNQAVQIQNVATKTCLQTPTFRHTTYYSIFLTQCAINMPNLDQQWYMVPIINPAPVIFSTN
- a CDS encoding cytolethal distending toxin subunit B family protein; this encodes MKIFLFLFISFNLAFANLEEFRVSTWNLQGSSANTESKWNISVRQLVTGANPANILMVQEAGAVPSSAVRTERRVQPGGTPVEEFTWNLGSSSRPRNVFIYYAPLDVGARRVNLAIVSDRRADEVFVISQSTIAPQTSRPVLGIRIGNDVFFNIHALASGGGDAAALVTAVHDNFINMPQYNWLIAGDFNRDPANLQAGLDTRITNHIRIAAPNSATHFGARGANRTLDYAVIGRSSESRSALSLPPIVALIMVANIRAHLASDHTPVHFGRF
- a CDS encoding RICIN domain-containing protein codes for the protein MKKFLLIFAFFAFLYADDPEDLPDFTSPFSLRSVMLGDALAPDPDNPNWNLKEIALTPQMRKGDPFDKFNLGAVQFVNTNKPDMCLGIEESGFFGLKSCEEDLRSQKFQTLFTIIPTAIDAVQIRSFVLNKDECIAAFLNPRLPSGVGIGIKNCVVDKFSNVPVSHLILITPELREAKTINP